In Salarias fasciatus chromosome 9, fSalaFa1.1, whole genome shotgun sequence, the genomic stretch gctctgaGGACAGGTGACGTTACGTTTTGTACGTTCTCTTGTGGTGGCGTTTGGGTTTGGCCGATCGCACGCTCGGCAGGTTGGCGTAGATGGGACACTCTTCCCTCTGCCTGGACTTGGGTGCGACCTCGGGGTACCTCGGCATGTTCTCATAGGGGTTCGGCTGTGAGGAAGGCGGCAGGCGTTAGTGGCTGTTAGGGCGTTAATGTATGAGATGCATCGGCAGCCTGACAAATCGTGAAATAACAACCTTGAAATGACCACAATCTCAAAACTATCTAACAAATCTAAACTATCTGATTAGTAACTATCTGGTTAATTTGGAGCAGCCTTAGTCTGGTGAGCATAAATTCCAAGGAGTGGGGTTACCTGGTGAAGAGGACTGCTGGACCAAGCAAGATTAATAGTCAAGTCTCACAGCTTTGTAATGGAGTGCGTGTCTGATCAGCAGGTAAGGGAGCGCCTTAAAAGAGTCCAGGGTGAAAACCAGAGTGGAGACCAGGAATAAAGCAATGCCTACCTGTCTCTGGGACGGGTGCAGTTTGACTCTGTACTCCTCCCTCCTGTTCTTCTTTCTgtcacagcaaaacaaagcaggTGAATGCTTCAATAACAACGTTTACAGAGACACATTAGAGTGCAAAAAAGTCTTCTTCATTGTGATATTTTACTTGATAACCATTTTTAGGGTAAGTcacaaaacattcagaaaagaaaactaaataaaaggAGGTTGGGTAGGTGCCAAGGATTAAAACAGTGAatttgaaggagagaaaacagagggtTACCTGCGTCTCACTGCTAGTATGAGAATGACGGTGAGAAGCAGGAGTCCAGCGGCTCCCGCCCCGATGTAAATATACATCATGTATAACGACAGGCTGAAcccatctggagagagaacgaCGGGATTGGAAACCAACAGAACGCTGTGATTATATTTGTGTTGAAGAATTTTTTTAACCTGCGTCACATCGTAGTCGTCTTAAAGCGTGCAGCACAAAAACACCCACATACGCCCTCGCAGTCAGAAACAAGCCACAGAGCTTTGtggttttaacagttttgtcaCGTCTACATGACAATGAAACCTCAATGCTCTTCTCTTCTTACGATTGTATTATGGACCGTAGATCACATTTCCTTTCCATGAATCTCTCCATGCTTGACAAACAGTTCGCCTTCCTGTGGGTTTGTACCTGCAGCCGTGACGGTGAGCTGCACCGTGTTGATCTGCACCCCGGTGTCGGTGTTGAAGGTGCAGCGGTAGAAGCCGGCGTCGTCCCGGGACACGTCGCTCAGCTGCAGGCTGATGTCCAGGCTGTCGGCGCACTGCACCCTGCCCCTGTCGCTGTCGCTGTAGTCCTCGCTCACCAGGCCGCCGTCCACCTTCTTGCACACCCCGATGATGTCCCACGGCCGGCCGGCcagcctcctctccaggaccacCTGGGACACGCTGCCGTTGTGCCGGTGGTTGCAGTTGACGGTCAGGTTGGCGCCCTGCTCCGCCCGCAGCTCCGTGTCGGCCACGGTCACCTCGGGGTCGGGCGGCGACTCGGTGAGGTCGTCGTCAGGATTTTCGTTTTCGTCGTCATCTACCGGAGGTTCGTCTGCGGACGCAGGACAGAGCTggtcaaacacactgaacaacatCCTGAGAcgtctcagctgctcctctgagggTCTTTACCTAAATCCTCCACCTGGACCGTCCTGGTCCAGGGTCCCTGAGGGAAGGTCTGCACAGAGCAGTGGTACACCCCGATGTCCCGGTGGGTGACGTTCCTCATGGAAATGCTCCCGTCCATCGCCGTGCTCTTCAGGAACTCCACCCGGTCCCGGTACAGGTGGGGGAAGTTGACTCCGTACTCGGGGTGGTAAACGGCCATGGGATTCCTGTCAGGCTCTTTGGTCCAGGACACCATGCTGAGGTTCCCCTTCCAGGGACACAAGCAGTCCAACACCATCCCCTCCTCCAGCCGCACCGTGGCCACTTCTTTATCCTGGACAGCcactacacacacgcacacacacacacacacacacacagcagctatCAGCTGAACAGGAAAAACACCACTAACTACATCCATTTTTTAGCGTTTTTATAAATGATCTCAGAATgattactcaaaaaaaaaaaaccaacatgtttttctcctgaatCTCTCCCACTTGAAGACTACATCCATTCACGGTTTTAAGGCTGTCCCTGGGGGTAAAGGGAATTAGGCTAATTTGAGCCGGTACACATAAACACAGCTGACAATAGCAGATGATCAAGCTTCCAAGTTTTCAAAGGCTTTTTATCTGAGCTGAATGACAACTCATTTCCAGTCTAGAGAAGCTCTTGGGAGAGCTCCGGCAGGTTTGGAATAATAACGCCTCACAaaacacccttttttttttaaaaaaaaaggttgtacCATCTAGCAAGACTAAAATCAGGATTTTAGTTCCCGAGCTTTTACTAAAGATCACAAACTaattaaaatatttgtttttatgccTGCAGAGCACAACATCCGGATTGCCAAATGACATTTCAAGAAGTAGGAAAAACTTAGAAAAGAGTGTAGATCCTACCtttaagaagaggaagaaagatgAGTACCACGAAGTACCAGTATTCCTTTTGTACAGCTTCCATCTTGCCCCACTGAGGCAGAATGAAAGCTGCATTGATGAGACGAGTGGAGAGGCGCATGAGCTGCACTTCCTGCTCGCTCTCCGGCTACAGAGGAACACTTAAGCTACTGGGGCGACACTTCATGGTGGCTCACAGCGAGCTGCATCCACACAGAGGGGGCATTTTATCGCAGGGGGCAGAAGGGGtagggtggaggagggcaggACGACGACACAACGCTGATGTAAGATTTTACACCTAACTTAAAATAAAAGGTCACAAAAAGCTGTGTTCAAACCCGCGCTGGTGTTTTACAGGAATAACTACAACAACACTCACATCCAATGCATctaaaatactttatttttcacataaaatcaCTATTATttgatacatatatataaaaaaaagagataataAACAAGCATAAATAAAGTCAGGTTCAGGAATTAAGGAGCTGGGAAAGGTTTTCAAGGCACTTCAGGAGGTAGCTGATTGTAGGTTCCTGCTTTTCTGCATctgcagagcagagaagaaCGAAACAGTTGttacacaagaagaagaaaaataacctTTGTGTTCAGCAACAGAAGCAGGAAAcatcctgctgtgttttcaagTGAGGAAGCAGATACCTCTTTTAGAGATGGCATGTGCTTCTTCAATCCTCAGTCGAACAGAAGGACACTTTAATGTCGTCTTGGCCTTTCGAGAGGGAAAGCAGAGGTGAGTTTTATGAAGTGATGAAGAAACACCGACCTGTCCTAGAATCCCAAACTGGAGCAGAAAGTAGACAACCCAGTTTTTTCTACTCTAGTGGGGACCGAAATCTGACTGCACACTAACAATAAACCGGCCTCCACGgggagaacaaaaacagatgtgCTGATGGTGGGAATGACGGAGAACAATCAATGCATTTTCtggtaaaaacatgttttcaagtcAGGCTTTGGTTCAGGTTGGGTCAATAAATATATGATGGATTAATCAATAGCTTAAAAACACGATAATTATATATTTCTATACAATCAAATACATCATTTTTCGCTAAAAGGCCTATTGTAACATCCAGGGTTAGGTTATGGCAGACGCTttagtgaagtgtgtgtgcgcgtatgtgtgtgtgtgtgtgtgtgtgtgtgtgtgtgtaccctctGGTTGTTATGGAGCAAAGCCCAGAGTGCTGAAGCTCCCATGCAGCGGGTTTCCGTCTCTTTACTTTCCAGACAGCCCAGTAGTGCCTTCATGGCTTTAcctggagaggaaaacaaactggTTTCAATCAACCGTTCCTCTGATCCGAGACTTGTGTCTTGATCGGGACCATGAGACATTTAATGCGCCAAAGTTCTGAACTCTGGAGTCACAGGTTAACCGGAAACCTGCAGAATTGCTCCAGATCGAGTCAAATGACTGTGATATGCGAATGTAGAGCAACTGATGAACATGTTGAGCAGCGGCGTTGTTTGGAGACTGTTTCTAAATTTCACTTTGATCGATTCACTTTACGACACTTGAAAAGGTCACAAAACCGTGGGTTTCCTGATAAAATGACTGTATTCTCTGTTTCAGACTGTTACAGTTGAAATGTGATCAGACgccaacatttttttcatttcctgtacATCTGTGGATCGAGATCTTATAGTATCCACTGCATGTGCAAAGAAGTGTGATCTTTCCACAGGAAACTCAGAATGCTTCACATGAAGCGAGGGCCTGATGTCTCTGAAGCAGGGACCCGATCTGTCTCTTGTGGTCTTCAAGTTCCTCTTTCAGCCCGTTTTAGAAACACTCATCTTCTCAAAGTCTCTAAGTATCTGCTGTAGACAACATGTACGTAAAATGTGATCCTGGTTAAGTCATCTGGATCAGTTCTTACAGCGTAAACCTGTGAAATGTTCAAGTTTCTCCATCTGTATTTGCTTCTACTACTTGCCTGAACTACGTGCTCGCGAACTGAACTATCTGGACTCATTAAAACGGACTGAAAGCGGTTAAAAGCCAGAAGTCTGGCTGCTCATGTTCAAATGGTTTACTGGCAACCCTCTGGCAACACGGCCAAGTTTCTGTTGGACTGTTTGATGGTTAGCTTGACGC encodes the following:
- the cd226 gene encoding CD226 antigen isoform X3, giving the protein MRLSTRLINAAFILPQWGKMEAVQKEYWYFVVLIFLPLLKVAVQDKEVATVRLEEGMVLDCLCPWKGNLSMVSWTKEPDRNPMAVYHPEYGVNFPHLYRDRVEFLKSTAMDGSISMRNVTHRDIGVYHCSVQTFPQGPWTRTVQVEDLDEPPVDDDENENPDDDLTESPPDPEVTVADTELRAEQGANLTVNCNHRHNGSVSQVVLERRLAGRPWDIIGVCKKVDGGLVSEDYSDSDRGRVQCADSLDISLQLSDVSRDDAGFYRCTFNTDTGVQINTVQLTVTAADGFSLSLYMMYIYIGAGAAGLLLLTVILILAVRRRKKNRREEYRVKLHPSQRQKWRQWQRQ
- the cd226 gene encoding CD226 antigen isoform X2, with translation MRLSTRLINAAFILPQWGKMEAVQKEYWYFVVLIFLPLLKVAVQDKEVATVRLEEGMVLDCLCPWKGNLSMVSWTKEPDRNPMAVYHPEYGVNFPHLYRDRVEFLKSTAMDGSISMRNVTHRDIGVYHCSVQTFPQGPWTRTVQVEDLDEPPVDDDENENPDDDLTESPPDPEVTVADTELRAEQGANLTVNCNHRHNGSVSQVVLERRLAGRPWDIIGVCKKVDGGLVSEDYSDSDRGRVQCADSLDISLQLSDVSRDDAGFYRCTFNTDTGVQINTVQLTVTAADGFSLSLYMMYIYIGAGAAGLLLLTVILILAVRRRKKNRREEYRVKLHPSQRQPNPYENMPRYPEVAPKSRQREECPIYANLPSVRSAKPKRHHKRTYKT
- the cd226 gene encoding CD226 antigen isoform X1; its protein translation is MRLSTRLINAAFILPQWGKMEAVQKEYWYFVVLIFLPLLKVAVQDKEVATVRLEEGMVLDCLCPWKGNLSMVSWTKEPDRNPMAVYHPEYGVNFPHLYRDRVEFLKSTAMDGSISMRNVTHRDIGVYHCSVQTFPQGPWTRTVQVEDLDEPPVDDDENENPDDDLTESPPDPEVTVADTELRAEQGANLTVNCNHRHNGSVSQVVLERRLAGRPWDIIGVCKKVDGGLVSEDYSDSDRGRVQCADSLDISLQLSDVSRDDAGFYRCTFNTDTGVQINTVQLTVTAADGFSLSLYMMYIYIGAGAAGLLLLTVILILAVRRRKKNRREEYRVKLHPSQRQSSSPEMEAVAEAVMDKRPVPLGNKTNADKLGTCGIKGQFSLESQVFAAVFSSCCCRTDPGSHSGDGCDAASASCKNETDVSGC